In Anaerolineales bacterium, one DNA window encodes the following:
- a CDS encoding NADH-quinone oxidoreductase subunit J, protein MNSDLIVFLVLSLVAIATALGMVFSRNAVYSALFLVLNFVTVAVFYLLLGAPFIAMSQITVYAGAIMVLFLFVIMLLGAENLPPSKALPWQRPLAFILALVLAVESVYLIISRAQSDGSITAPDASINTVENLREMAMTLFGQYLLPFEVTSILLLVAMVGAIVLTKQEKEG, encoded by the coding sequence ATGAATTCCGACCTGATTGTCTTCCTTGTTCTTTCCCTCGTAGCCATTGCAACCGCTTTGGGCATGGTGTTCAGCCGCAATGCAGTCTACTCGGCGTTGTTTTTGGTGTTGAATTTTGTCACTGTGGCGGTGTTCTATCTTTTACTTGGCGCGCCGTTCATTGCCATGTCCCAGATCACGGTGTACGCCGGCGCGATCATGGTGTTGTTCCTGTTTGTGATCATGCTCCTGGGTGCGGAAAACCTCCCGCCTTCCAAGGCATTGCCCTGGCAGAGACCGCTGGCTTTCATCCTTGCTCTCGTGCTGGCGGTGGAGTCGGTCTATTTGATCATTTCCCGCGCACAATCGGATGGTAGCATTACAGCGCCGGACGCCTCGATCAATACGGTCGAAAACCTGCGTGAAATGGCGATGACCCTGTTCGGTCAGTATCTCCTGCCGTTTGAGGTCACATCCATTTTGTTGCTGGTCGCCATGGTGGGTGCGATTGTGCTGACCAAACAGGAAAAAGAAGGATAG
- the nuoH gene encoding NADH-quinone oxidoreductase subunit NuoH has product MDWTIWLEWVVKGFILCLLLLTGFAYLTWYERRALAKMQVRVGPNRAGPQGLLQPIADAVKLIFKEELTPGRVYKTVFILAPILTVVPSLILAAVIPLGDSFNFFGREITLHVADLNVGILYLLSIMSIAVYGIVLAGWSSNNKYAMLGAVRSSAQMISYELSLGLCFVIAILLGNSMNLNDIVDAQKGIWFAVIQPAGALVFLIVTLAEVNRAPFDMPEAEQELTAGYHSEYSGMKFALFFMAEYQKMIVICMIATTLFFGGYREFWFLQGTMFSVDRFWFLGPIYMLLKVIVLLFFMIWIRATWPRIRYDRLMAFGWKVLLPLSLVLAFITAAGLLLAQELDNQLFIWGIPVLSIVCGLVAVAFIYRDLRRKSHGRI; this is encoded by the coding sequence ATGGACTGGACAATCTGGCTTGAATGGGTTGTGAAAGGTTTCATCCTGTGCCTGCTCCTTTTGACGGGGTTTGCATACCTAACCTGGTATGAGCGCCGCGCACTTGCAAAGATGCAGGTGCGTGTGGGTCCGAATCGTGCAGGACCTCAGGGCCTGCTTCAGCCGATTGCAGATGCCGTAAAATTGATCTTCAAGGAGGAACTTACGCCCGGGCGGGTATACAAGACGGTCTTTATCCTTGCGCCCATATTGACTGTTGTGCCTTCTTTGATCCTGGCGGCGGTGATCCCGCTTGGCGACTCCTTTAATTTTTTCGGACGCGAGATCACGCTGCATGTGGCGGATCTCAATGTGGGTATTCTGTATTTATTGTCCATCATGTCCATTGCCGTGTACGGCATTGTTTTGGCGGGGTGGTCCAGCAACAACAAGTACGCGATGCTGGGCGCCGTGCGTTCCTCGGCGCAAATGATCTCTTATGAACTTTCGCTGGGCCTGTGTTTTGTGATTGCCATTCTTCTCGGCAATTCGATGAACTTAAATGATATCGTGGATGCCCAGAAGGGGATATGGTTTGCAGTCATTCAGCCGGCCGGCGCGCTGGTCTTTTTGATTGTAACGCTTGCAGAAGTGAACCGCGCCCCCTTTGATATGCCCGAAGCCGAACAGGAATTGACGGCCGGGTATCACTCGGAATATTCGGGCATGAAGTTCGCCCTGTTCTTTATGGCGGAATATCAAAAGATGATCGTCATCTGCATGATCGCGACGACCCTCTTCTTCGGCGGGTATCGTGAGTTCTGGTTCTTGCAGGGAACCATGTTCAGCGTGGACCGCTTCTGGTTCCTGGGTCCCATCTACATGCTGTTAAAGGTCATTGTGCTCCTGTTCTTTATGATCTGGATCCGCGCCACCTGGCCCCGCATACGGTATGACCGTTTGATGGCCTTTGGCTGGAAGGTGCTTTTACCTTTATCGTTGGTGCTTGCCTTTATCACCGCCGCAGGGCTTTTGCTCGCCCAGGAATTGGACAACCAGTTGTTCATCTGGGGTATTCCCGTCCTGTCCATTGTTTGCGGGCTGGTGGCAGTGGCTTTTATTTACCGTGACTTGAGGAGAAAATCCCATGGGCGTATTTGA
- the nuoF gene encoding NADH-quinone oxidoreductase subunit NuoF yields the protein MTHILLRHRDIPDINMINAYKKDGGFAAFRKVVTKMKPAEVTEIVKNSSLRGRGGAGFPTGMKWSFIDNRNWPHYVVANADESEPGTFKDREIMEANPFQFLEGLALASYAVGAKVAYVYLRGEFWQLAAYLDEKIADMENAGYLGEKLFGTDYSLKIYTHLGAGAYICGEETALLESLEGKRGQPRVRPPFPPSYGLYGKPTIINNVETFTNVPPILANGADWYKSMGTLDSAGVKVFSLSGRVRKPGNYELPFGTTFRQLIYEHAGGVQEGRPIKAIMPAGASSSLIVVDDQVLDTPMDYASVRTLGADLGSASVIVLDDTVDIDWVVNKTIHFFKHESCGKCTPCREGNYWMKHLTSRIHSGGGSKDDVDLLLNVAKQMQGKCLCALGEFSTMAVVTGIERFPQDFKKAVKA from the coding sequence ATGACTCACATCCTTTTGCGTCACCGCGATATTCCAGATATTAATATGATCAACGCCTACAAGAAGGACGGCGGTTTTGCGGCCTTCAGGAAAGTCGTGACCAAGATGAAGCCGGCCGAAGTCACCGAGATCGTAAAAAATTCAAGCCTGCGCGGACGCGGCGGCGCGGGGTTCCCCACCGGCATGAAGTGGTCGTTCATAGATAACAGGAACTGGCCCCATTATGTCGTTGCCAATGCGGATGAGTCCGAGCCCGGCACCTTCAAGGACCGCGAGATCATGGAGGCCAACCCCTTCCAGTTTTTGGAAGGACTCGCGCTGGCCAGCTATGCGGTCGGCGCGAAGGTGGCGTATGTCTATTTGCGCGGCGAGTTCTGGCAGCTGGCTGCCTATCTCGATGAAAAGATCGCGGATATGGAAAATGCGGGGTATCTCGGCGAGAAACTCTTTGGCACGGATTATTCCCTGAAAATTTATACCCATCTCGGCGCAGGTGCCTACATCTGCGGCGAAGAGACGGCACTGCTCGAATCCCTCGAAGGCAAGCGCGGACAGCCTCGTGTGCGTCCGCCGTTCCCGCCCTCTTACGGTCTCTATGGCAAGCCGACCATTATCAATAATGTCGAAACCTTCACCAATGTGCCTCCCATCCTTGCCAATGGCGCGGACTGGTACAAATCCATGGGCACGCTGGATAGTGCGGGCGTGAAGGTCTTTTCACTCTCGGGCCGCGTGCGCAAGCCTGGCAATTACGAACTTCCATTTGGCACCACATTTCGCCAGTTGATCTATGAGCATGCGGGCGGCGTTCAGGAGGGCAGGCCCATCAAAGCCATCATGCCGGCGGGCGCCTCCTCCTCCCTGATCGTGGTGGATGACCAGGTGTTGGATACCCCGATGGATTATGCCTCTGTCCGCACGCTCGGCGCGGACCTCGGTTCTGCCTCGGTCATCGTGCTGGATGACACCGTGGACATTGACTGGGTCGTCAACAAGACCATCCATTTCTTCAAGCATGAGTCCTGCGGCAAATGCACACCCTGCCGTGAAGGCAACTACTGGATGAAGCATCTTACCAGCCGCATTCATTCCGGCGGCGGTTCAAAGGACGATGTAGACCTGCTTCTTAACGTCGCCAAACAAATGCAGGGCAAATGCCTGTGCGCGCTGGGAGAATTTTCCACGATGGCTGTAGTCACCGGCATCGAACGGTTCCCCCAGGATTTCAAAAAAGCGGTGAAAGCCTAA
- a CDS encoding NADH-quinone oxidoreductase subunit L, with product MHLSETVTGFYFLAPWLVFAPVIGLLINAVFGRQFSERVVGAVASAASGAAFVISVLLAYSVWANHGLAVSVPFAEWIHIGDLKLDWTFRVDSLSTAMMLVVSGVGTLIHIYAIGYMHEDVRFKHEEGRFARFFVFLNLFIAAMMILVSGDSYLMLFVGWEGVGLCSFLLIGFWFEMDTLARPSWANSDAAIKAFITNRVGDFGFLIAGFLMFWHLGSFQFDEVFKAAPAIAASAPWVIVAITLFMLIGVAGKSAQIPLYIWLPDAMAGPTPVSALIHAATMVTAGVYLVTRSAPLYTLVPEAQYIVAMVGAGTALFAATIAVGQYDIKKVLAYSTISQLGFMVAAVGMGAYVAGMFHLITHAFFKALLFLSAGSVILGLERGHHAHAHHAHDKKPAKGIKTAKRDAYGGHDDHTGAVHGEVFDPGDMRNMGGMRKTMPVTFWLYMIGTLALAGIFPFAGFWSKDEILLDAKLHYPSVYWQLSIAAFFTAFYMGRQIWMVFFGEARTDAARHAQESPKVMTVPLMVLAVLSVVGGALNLPFKGFHQLGHWLEYTIGEIEALPLDLQVAGISTALALLAILISWLIYGRTPLKSNQPDPLKKPLGFVFTGMENKWFVDEGYGVLIITPFKRISQFIADVIDWRFWHDFVHDTVIAGTYNWVSSIALDRYADQKGIDAFANWIGTATQWISGNMRKVQNGFVRSYALSVLLGVVLILGYLIFK from the coding sequence ATGCACTTAAGTGAAACTGTTACAGGCTTTTATTTTCTGGCTCCCTGGCTGGTCTTTGCGCCTGTCATCGGCTTGTTGATTAATGCAGTTTTCGGCAGGCAGTTCAGCGAACGAGTGGTTGGCGCGGTGGCAAGTGCGGCGTCGGGAGCGGCGTTTGTCATATCCGTTTTGCTGGCGTATTCGGTATGGGCAAATCACGGGCTTGCAGTCAGCGTGCCTTTCGCCGAATGGATCCACATCGGGGACCTCAAACTCGACTGGACCTTCCGCGTTGACTCGCTTTCAACTGCGATGATGCTCGTCGTTTCGGGCGTCGGGACCCTCATTCACATCTACGCAATCGGATATATGCATGAGGATGTACGTTTTAAACACGAGGAGGGACGCTTCGCCCGCTTCTTTGTTTTCTTGAACCTGTTCATCGCTGCGATGATGATCCTCGTCTCGGGCGACTCTTACTTAATGCTCTTTGTCGGCTGGGAGGGCGTGGGGTTGTGCTCCTTCCTGCTAATTGGCTTCTGGTTCGAGATGGACACGCTCGCCCGCCCCTCCTGGGCAAACTCGGACGCCGCGATAAAAGCCTTCATCACCAACCGCGTGGGTGACTTCGGCTTCCTCATCGCGGGCTTTTTGATGTTCTGGCATCTCGGCTCCTTTCAATTTGACGAGGTCTTCAAAGCCGCGCCTGCCATTGCGGCATCAGCGCCCTGGGTGATCGTGGCCATTACTTTGTTTATGCTGATAGGTGTGGCGGGAAAGTCCGCGCAAATTCCGCTCTACATCTGGCTGCCGGATGCGATGGCGGGTCCGACGCCGGTCTCCGCCCTGATCCATGCCGCCACGATGGTAACCGCGGGTGTGTATTTGGTGACACGTTCTGCGCCGTTGTACACGCTCGTCCCTGAGGCGCAGTATATCGTTGCAATGGTCGGTGCAGGGACAGCCCTCTTCGCCGCGACGATCGCCGTCGGTCAATACGATATCAAGAAAGTGCTGGCCTACTCCACCATTTCCCAGCTTGGCTTCATGGTCGCCGCAGTGGGCATGGGTGCGTATGTGGCAGGCATGTTCCACTTAATTACACACGCTTTCTTCAAGGCCTTACTCTTCCTTTCCGCCGGTTCGGTCATTCTCGGCCTGGAGCGCGGACACCATGCTCACGCTCATCATGCACACGATAAGAAACCTGCCAAAGGTATAAAGACAGCGAAGAGGGATGCATATGGGGGTCATGACGACCACACTGGTGCTGTGCATGGCGAAGTCTTCGACCCGGGCGACATGCGCAACATGGGCGGGATGCGCAAGACCATGCCCGTCACTTTCTGGCTGTATATGATCGGCACGCTGGCGCTGGCGGGCATCTTCCCGTTCGCAGGCTTCTGGTCGAAGGATGAGATTTTGCTCGATGCAAAATTGCATTATCCCAGCGTGTACTGGCAGTTGAGCATCGCCGCCTTCTTCACCGCCTTCTACATGGGCAGGCAGATCTGGATGGTCTTTTTCGGCGAAGCGCGCACGGATGCCGCCAGGCATGCGCAGGAAAGCCCAAAGGTGATGACCGTGCCGCTCATGGTGCTGGCAGTTCTGTCGGTCGTCGGAGGCGCGTTGAATCTGCCCTTCAAGGGCTTCCATCAACTGGGTCACTGGCTGGAATATACGATCGGTGAGATCGAGGCCCTTCCGCTTGATTTGCAGGTTGCAGGGATCTCCACCGCGCTGGCATTGCTCGCCATTCTCATCTCATGGCTGATTTACGGACGCACTCCGTTGAAATCCAACCAGCCCGATCCGCTCAAGAAGCCGCTGGGCTTTGTCTTCACGGGCATGGAGAACAAATGGTTCGTGGACGAAGGCTATGGTGTTTTGATCATCACGCCGTTCAAAAGGATTTCGCAATTCATTGCGGATGTGATCGACTGGCGCTTCTGGCATGACTTTGTGCATGATACCGTTATCGCTGGAACCTACAACTGGGTCAGCAGCATTGCTCTGGATCGCTACGCCGACCAAAAAGGCATTGACGCATTTGCCAACTGGATCGGCACGGCCACACAATGGATTTCCGGGAATATGCGTAAAGTTCAGAACGGATTCGTGCGCTCCTACGCGCTGTCTGTTTTGCTTGGCGTTGTCTTGATTTTGGGCTACCTGATTTTTAAATAA
- the nuoD gene encoding NADH dehydrogenase (quinone) subunit D, with protein MAQLEEVSVEQFKHLVSERALTGETMLLNMGPQHPSTHGVLRLLLELDGEIVVNCIPDIGFLHTGIEKNMEAKTYQKAEVMTDRLDYMNPMGNNLAYCMAVEKLVDLDVPPRAQALRVILVELQRIASHLVWLGTSGLDLAAMSMFLYCFREREQILDIFELVSGQRMMTTYIRPGGVWRDVPVEFETAVRDFIRIFPKRVDEYETLLTRNPLFIDRMVDIGYLSREVALSYGVTGPMLRASGVGWDLRKVRPYCGYEQYDFNVPMRTEGDTYARYLVRVQELRESLKIVEQALNKLPLGPVRSENRKFVPPPRSEIGVSMEALIHHFKLWTEGFPAPKASVYNAVESPRGELGVLLEGDGGPKPVRVHMRTPSFDNLAVLSQIVKGHLVADLVAILASTDIVLGDIDR; from the coding sequence ATGGCCCAGCTTGAAGAAGTCAGCGTAGAACAATTCAAACATCTCGTCTCGGAGCGCGCCCTGACAGGCGAGACCATGCTCCTGAACATGGGACCCCAGCATCCCTCCACGCACGGCGTACTGCGGCTGCTGCTTGAGCTGGACGGCGAGATCGTTGTCAACTGCATTCCCGATATCGGTTTTTTGCACACCGGCATCGAAAAGAACATGGAAGCCAAGACCTATCAAAAGGCTGAAGTGATGACCGACCGCCTCGACTATATGAACCCGATGGGCAACAACCTCGCCTATTGCATGGCAGTGGAAAAACTGGTGGACTTGGATGTGCCGCCCCGCGCGCAGGCCTTGCGCGTGATCCTGGTGGAGTTGCAGCGCATTGCTTCGCATCTTGTCTGGCTCGGCACCTCCGGGCTTGACCTCGCGGCGATGTCCATGTTCCTGTATTGCTTCCGCGAGCGCGAACAGATCCTTGATATTTTTGAACTGGTTTCGGGCCAGCGCATGATGACGACCTACATCCGCCCCGGCGGCGTGTGGCGCGATGTGCCGGTGGAATTCGAGACGGCGGTACGCGATTTCATCAGGATTTTCCCGAAGCGTGTTGACGAATACGAAACCCTGTTGACCAGGAACCCGCTCTTCATTGACCGTATGGTTGATATCGGCTACCTGAGCAGGGAAGTCGCCCTGTCCTACGGCGTTACAGGTCCCATGTTGCGCGCATCCGGCGTGGGTTGGGATCTGCGCAAGGTGCGTCCTTACTGTGGATATGAGCAGTACGATTTCAACGTGCCCATGCGGACGGAGGGCGATACCTACGCGCGTTACCTTGTACGTGTGCAGGAATTGCGCGAGTCGTTGAAGATCGTGGAACAGGCTTTGAACAAACTGCCGCTCGGCCCGGTGCGCTCGGAGAACCGCAAATTCGTCCCGCCGCCGCGTTCGGAGATCGGCGTGAGCATGGAGGCGCTCATCCATCACTTCAAGTTGTGGACGGAAGGCTTCCCCGCGCCGAAGGCTTCGGTCTACAACGCGGTCGAATCCCCGCGCGGCGAGTTGGGTGTGCTGCTGGAAGGAGACGGCGGACCGAAACCTGTGCGCGTCCACATGCGCACGCCCTCCTTTGATAACCTGGCTGTGCTTTCGCAGATCGTAAAGGGGCATTTGGTGGCCGACCTGGTCGCCATTCTTGCCTCCACTGACATCGTCCTCGGAGATATTGACAGATGA
- a CDS encoding NADH-quinone oxidoreductase subunit C → MDKKIEPIVKAVQAHFSAALEEFRSEVHLFVKPEQIVDALTLLRDEHHFELLSALTAVDYYPQTSPRFHVIYQMTSLAQNLSVQLRVPLDGDNPRVPTAARVYDVANWRERELLDMFGIEFDGHPDPRRILMPDDAEGHPLRRDFPLGYEEPQFTFNFEEIDLRKPYVKE, encoded by the coding sequence ATGGATAAAAAAATCGAACCGATCGTAAAGGCCGTACAGGCCCACTTTAGTGCGGCGCTTGAAGAGTTCCGCAGCGAGGTGCATTTGTTCGTCAAGCCCGAGCAGATCGTGGATGCATTGACCCTGTTGCGCGATGAACATCATTTTGAACTGCTCTCGGCGTTGACCGCGGTGGATTATTATCCGCAGACCTCGCCGCGTTTTCATGTCATCTACCAGATGACCTCGCTTGCACAGAATCTGTCGGTGCAGCTGAGAGTCCCACTGGACGGGGACAACCCGAGGGTCCCGACTGCGGCGCGTGTGTATGACGTCGCCAATTGGCGCGAGCGTGAGCTGCTCGATATGTTCGGCATCGAGTTCGATGGCCACCCTGATCCGCGCCGCATTCTGATGCCCGACGATGCCGAAGGTCATCCGCTGCGGAGGGATTTTCCGCTTGGGTATGAAGAACCGCAGTTCACCTTTAACTTTGAAGAGATTGACCTGCGCAAGCCGTATGTAAAGGAATAA
- the nuoK gene encoding NADH-quinone oxidoreductase subunit NuoK, with protein MVPVDYYIVLSAFLFTIGAMGVLAHRNPLIIFMSIELMLNAANLAFVAFASVHKTFDGQIFVFFVIAVAAAEVAVGLALIVEIFKSRRNIDVDEMNSLKG; from the coding sequence ATGGTGCCTGTTGATTATTACATCGTCCTCTCTGCATTTTTATTCACCATCGGTGCGATGGGCGTGCTCGCTCACCGCAACCCCTTGATCATCTTCATGTCCATTGAACTGATGCTCAACGCGGCAAACCTTGCCTTTGTGGCATTCGCCAGCGTGCATAAGACCTTCGATGGGCAGATATTCGTATTCTTCGTCATCGCGGTTGCCGCGGCGGAAGTGGCGGTGGGCCTCGCCTTGATCGTGGAGATCTTTAAATCCCGCAGGAACATCGACGTTGATGAGATGAATTCCCTGAAGGGATAA
- a CDS encoding NAD(P)H-dependent oxidoreductase subunit E, translating into MSLEKTYPKEVKQILAKYPPEHKRSAVMPLLYLAQREEGYITKSAMQDIAQILEITETDVASIVGFYTLYHDKKEGKYRMQVCTDLPCALRGADEFLDAVCGNLGIQVGETTEDGLITIESVMCLAACDKAPMFQTQGPDGIKYHELMTVDRTMELIKALKQAGREVKS; encoded by the coding sequence ATGAGCCTTGAGAAAACGTATCCGAAGGAAGTAAAACAAATCCTGGCAAAATATCCGCCCGAGCATAAACGCTCGGCGGTCATGCCGCTTTTATACCTTGCCCAGCGCGAGGAAGGCTATATCACCAAGTCTGCCATGCAGGATATTGCGCAGATATTGGAGATCACCGAGACGGACGTTGCCTCGATCGTGGGTTTCTACACGCTCTATCACGATAAAAAGGAAGGCAAATATCGGATGCAGGTCTGTACGGACCTGCCCTGTGCCCTGCGCGGCGCGGATGAATTCCTGGATGCCGTCTGTGGAAACCTTGGCATCCAGGTCGGTGAGACCACGGAAGACGGTTTGATCACGATTGAGTCTGTGATGTGTCTTGCCGCCTGCGACAAGGCGCCCATGTTCCAAACCCAGGGACCGGACGGCATCAAATATCATGAGCTGATGACAGTTGACCGCACCATGGAATTAATCAAGGCGCTCAAACAGGCTGGAAGGGAAGTGAAGTCATGA
- the nuoG gene encoding NADH-quinone oxidoreductase subunit NuoG, translated as MSKQVTLTINGKQVTVPDGTLVADAAKMADIDIPVFCHHPKLEPVGMCRMCLVEIGRPMLDRNTGQVVMENGQPKIQFMPKLETACTNRVSEGMVVMTVSDKAREGQNSTLEFLLTSHPLDCPVCDKGGECPLQNLTVAFGPGKSRFIFDEKLHLEKQVPLGELIWLDRERCIQCARCIRFQDELAGESVLGFDDRGRNTQIISLSDPGFDSVFSGNTTDICPVGALTTADFRFGARPWELEAQASICTQCPVGCNTTLNTRREASVGGDIVVKRVMPRQNEEVNEIWLCDKGRFSYHYTESRKRLTRPLVRRDGKLARASWDASTKLAAQNFASAKKNFVVLASGRLANEDLFNLKSLADHAGGTAILYTDMGGGDLTQLVGVGAGTNIGKMGTGDAILVVASDLYEEAPIWWLRVKQAADRGATLIVANPRETKLDKFAKFTIRYTYGDEGKTVSDFSRKGKIADEFSKARNALVFYGSEGLGLNGSSALASACAALLKDTDHVGRPNNGLIGVWQRANDQGAWEVGFRPVPDLEKVLKGKAVYIAGADPVGDDPNLAKALKGAKFVAVQDLLETATTEIADVVFPVQAYTEREGTYISGERRVQRFYAAVSPKGDSKPDFAITSQIAKQMGVILEGSSASVVFDILANSIDALVELGYEKLAEVHGQWPIVGRGDLYYGGTTYENTQGLGVQLLPMAQVGGTVRIPRVRKEAALRPREKELIAVPVNKLYDRGVTINPTQLLHERVGEATVSLHPSTAKKMGLETGAHVKISFDGVSGEAVLKTDETISTGVALVPRSMGIAIREPVAARVFARSAAGKVK; from the coding sequence ATGAGTAAACAAGTCACACTAACAATCAATGGAAAGCAGGTCACCGTGCCGGATGGCACGCTGGTTGCGGATGCGGCAAAGATGGCGGACATCGACATCCCCGTTTTCTGCCACCATCCCAAGCTTGAGCCTGTCGGCATGTGCCGCATGTGCCTGGTCGAGATCGGCAGACCCATGCTGGACCGAAACACCGGCCAGGTGGTGATGGAGAACGGCCAGCCCAAGATCCAGTTCATGCCCAAACTTGAAACGGCTTGCACCAACCGTGTTTCAGAGGGCATGGTGGTGATGACAGTCTCTGACAAGGCTAGGGAGGGTCAGAATAGCACGCTTGAATTCTTGCTCACCTCGCATCCGTTGGACTGCCCGGTCTGTGACAAGGGCGGCGAATGCCCATTGCAAAATCTGACCGTGGCCTTTGGTCCGGGCAAGAGCCGCTTCATTTTTGACGAAAAACTGCACCTCGAAAAGCAGGTCCCGCTGGGCGAGTTGATCTGGCTGGACCGCGAGCGCTGCATCCAGTGCGCGCGCTGTATCCGCTTTCAGGATGAGCTCGCGGGCGAGTCGGTACTTGGCTTCGACGACCGTGGACGCAACACCCAGATCATTTCATTATCGGACCCCGGGTTTGATTCTGTTTTCTCAGGCAATACCACCGACATCTGCCCCGTCGGCGCATTGACCACAGCGGACTTCCGCTTCGGTGCGCGCCCCTGGGAATTGGAGGCGCAGGCTTCCATTTGCACGCAATGCCCGGTAGGGTGTAATACGACGTTGAATACGCGCCGCGAGGCCAGTGTGGGCGGTGACATTGTGGTGAAGCGCGTCATGCCGCGCCAGAACGAGGAAGTGAATGAGATCTGGTTGTGCGACAAGGGGCGCTTTTCCTATCACTACACCGAAAGCCGAAAGAGACTCACCAGGCCACTTGTCCGCAGGGACGGTAAATTGGCACGCGCTTCGTGGGACGCTTCCACCAAGTTGGCGGCGCAGAATTTTGCTTCGGCGAAAAAGAATTTCGTTGTACTGGCTTCCGGGCGGCTTGCAAATGAAGATCTGTTCAACCTCAAGTCGTTGGCAGACCACGCCGGCGGCACAGCCATTTTGTATACCGATATGGGCGGCGGTGACCTGACCCAGTTGGTGGGTGTCGGCGCCGGCACAAATATCGGCAAAATGGGCACCGGCGATGCAATTCTCGTCGTGGCTTCTGATTTATATGAAGAAGCCCCGATTTGGTGGCTGAGAGTGAAGCAGGCCGCTGACCGCGGTGCCACCTTGATCGTGGCGAATCCACGCGAGACCAAGCTGGATAAATTCGCAAAGTTCACCATCCGCTATACATATGGGGATGAAGGTAAAACCGTCAGCGATTTCAGCAGGAAGGGCAAGATCGCGGATGAATTTTCAAAGGCAAGGAATGCGCTCGTGTTCTACGGCAGCGAAGGACTTGGCCTGAATGGCTCATCAGCACTTGCTTCTGCATGCGCTGCTCTCTTAAAGGATACGGATCATGTCGGCAGGCCGAACAACGGTCTGATCGGCGTCTGGCAGAGAGCCAATGACCAGGGCGCATGGGAGGTCGGTTTCCGCCCCGTGCCCGATCTGGAGAAGGTGCTCAAAGGAAAGGCAGTATATATTGCAGGCGCAGACCCGGTGGGCGATGATCCCAATCTGGCGAAGGCGCTAAAGGGTGCAAAATTCGTTGCGGTGCAGGACCTTCTTGAAACTGCCACAACCGAAATTGCGGACGTGGTCTTCCCTGTGCAGGCATATACCGAACGGGAAGGGACCTATATCTCAGGGGAGCGCCGTGTGCAGCGTTTCTATGCGGCTGTATCACCCAAAGGTGACTCAAAGCCTGATTTTGCGATCACGTCCCAGATTGCCAAGCAGATGGGCGTCATTCTGGAAGGTTCGTCTGCTTCGGTGGTGTTTGATATCCTTGCCAATTCAATTGATGCGCTGGTGGAACTGGGTTATGAAAAACTTGCCGAGGTGCATGGCCAATGGCCGATTGTCGGGCGCGGCGACCTGTATTACGGTGGAACAACCTATGAGAACACGCAGGGTCTGGGCGTGCAGCTCCTGCCCATGGCTCAAGTTGGAGGAACCGTACGCATACCAAGGGTCCGCAAGGAAGCGGCTCTTCGTCCCCGGGAAAAGGAATTGATCGCTGTGCCGGTCAACAAGCTGTATGATCGCGGCGTGACCATCAATCCCACGCAATTGTTGCATGAACGTGTCGGGGAGGCGACAGTGTCTTTGCACCCGTCCACGGCAAAAAAGATGGGTCTGGAAACCGGCGCACATGTGAAGATCAGCTTCGACGGCGTCAGCGGCGAGGCTGTGTTGAAGACGGATGAGACAATTTCAACCGGTGTGGCGTTGGTGCCGCGCAGTATGGGCATTGCGATCCGCGAACCTGTAGCCGCGCGTGTGTTTGCGCGAAGCGCAGCGGGGAAGGTGAAATAA
- the nuoI gene encoding NADH-quinone oxidoreductase subunit NuoI, whose product MGVFDPIIELSKGLGETLRSFWLEKTVTVQYPEEKRPVRPRFRGRHVLKRYDNGLEKCIGCSLCAAACPADAIFVEASENTDEKRFSPGERYASTYEINMLRCIYCGFCEDACPTEAIVLGDNYELSFTDRRQAIYPKDMLLEPVPSEQMLTPKKVEPGVFTRSVPEMKDPSDY is encoded by the coding sequence ATGGGCGTATTTGACCCCATAATCGAACTCTCAAAAGGACTTGGTGAAACGCTGCGGTCGTTCTGGCTGGAAAAAACCGTGACCGTGCAATACCCGGAAGAGAAGAGGCCTGTCCGCCCGCGTTTCCGCGGCCGCCATGTGTTGAAACGCTATGACAACGGTCTCGAGAAGTGCATTGGATGCTCACTCTGTGCCGCTGCCTGCCCTGCGGATGCGATCTTTGTGGAAGCCTCCGAGAATACGGATGAAAAACGCTTCTCGCCCGGCGAGCGATATGCCTCCACCTACGAGATCAATATGCTGCGCTGTATCTATTGCGGCTTCTGCGAGGACGCCTGCCCCACCGAGGCCATTGTGCTCGGCGACAATTACGAGCTGTCCTTCACAGACCGCAGGCAGGCCATCTACCCAAAGGACATGCTTCTCGAACCTGTTCCTTCCGAGCAGATGCTGACTCCCAAAAAAGTTGAACCGGGCGTGTTCACACGTTCCGTTCCGGAGATGAAAGACCCGTCCGATTATTAG